From Alphaproteobacteria bacterium, the proteins below share one genomic window:
- a CDS encoding CBS domain-containing protein, protein MKKGADLRVEEVMTAEPMTIDGMAPVTEALALMQERNISSLVVTRRDADDEYGLLLVADIARGISTSNRPVSRIQVYEVMQKPAPAVDAEMKLKYAVRFMTRFGISHCVVLRGRDLAGIVSLRDITIRFLEQGAAPDAPSP, encoded by the coding sequence ATGAAGAAGGGAGCGGACTTGCGCGTCGAAGAGGTCATGACGGCCGAACCCATGACGATCGACGGCATGGCGCCCGTAACGGAAGCGCTGGCGCTGATGCAGGAAAGGAACATCAGCTCGCTGGTCGTGACGCGGAGGGACGCAGATGATGAGTACGGTCTCCTGCTTGTCGCCGATATTGCCCGAGGCATATCGACAAGCAACCGGCCGGTCTCACGAATTCAGGTCTACGAGGTGATGCAGAAACCTGCGCCCGCGGTCGATGCTGAGATGAAGCTGAAGTACGCGGTCCGTTTCATGACACGCTTCGGCATCAGCCACTGTGTGGTCCTGCGCGGGCGAGATTTGGCGGGTATTGTGTCTCTTCGTGACATCACCATCAGGTTCCTTGAACAGGGTGCGGCGCCGGACGCTCCGTCACCCTGA